A portion of the Hymenobacter gelipurpurascens genome contains these proteins:
- a CDS encoding helix-turn-helix domain-containing protein: MEDYNKVIESLGVRYIKAKNLVLQQPFTVRNYYDVGNNLILLHKGRITFGDEEQIVEEGEMLFIPGGRATKVSYGEASSKSITNDDLISNKDKFFHSNTDLDLIGDAEESHSHVSFEAKVFDSVNFFASLDVPAFLITGNSKLANLIIKVVEESLQELPGRERLITIYTENIVVEIVRYILKNKMFVEQLATNSTYFKDPRLIDLFNYIKENIGGDLSNKVLSGVANVSEDYVGQYFKMLTGINPQDYIEYQRMERAVFLLRTTKKSIRDIGKEVGYKDTAYFCRRFKMMFGIPAGKMRRRESAMNI, from the coding sequence ATGGAAGATTATAATAAAGTGATAGAGTCGCTAGGTGTCCGGTACATCAAGGCGAAAAATTTAGTACTCCAGCAGCCCTTCACCGTACGCAACTACTACGATGTAGGCAACAACCTTATCCTGCTGCATAAGGGTCGCATTACCTTTGGTGATGAAGAGCAAATTGTGGAAGAAGGGGAGATGCTGTTCATCCCAGGCGGCCGGGCTACCAAGGTATCCTACGGCGAAGCCTCTTCGAAGAGCATTACGAATGACGACCTGATCAGCAACAAGGATAAGTTCTTCCACTCCAACACCGATCTGGATCTGATTGGAGATGCGGAAGAAAGCCACAGCCACGTGAGCTTCGAGGCCAAGGTGTTTGACTCCGTCAACTTCTTTGCTTCGCTGGACGTGCCTGCCTTCCTGATTACGGGCAACTCTAAGCTGGCTAACCTCATCATTAAGGTGGTAGAGGAAAGCCTGCAGGAACTACCGGGCCGGGAGCGTCTGATTACGATTTACACCGAAAACATTGTGGTGGAAATTGTGCGCTACATCTTGAAGAACAAGATGTTCGTGGAGCAGCTCGCTACCAACAGCACTTACTTCAAGGACCCGCGTCTCATCGATCTGTTCAATTACATCAAAGAGAACATCGGCGGCGACCTGTCCAACAAAGTGCTATCGGGTGTGGCAAACGTAAGCGAAGACTACGTAGGCCAGTACTTTAAGATGCTGACTGGCATCAACCCCCAGGACTACATTGAGTACCAGCGCATGGAGCGTGCCGTGTTCCTGCTGCGTACCACCAAGAAAAGCATCCGCGATATTGGTAAGGAAGTGGGCTATAAGGACACGGCATACTTCTGCCGCCGCTTCAAAATGATGTTTGGTATTCCGGCCGGTAAGATGCGTCGCCGTGAGTCAGCTATGAATATCTAA
- a CDS encoding geranylgeranylglyceryl/heptaprenylglyceryl phosphate synthase translates to MLSLPITTTTRMRLTSLHEALTKRRKHGQKSLAVLLDPDQLDEASCQHLLELCESYPVDYFFMGGSLVMNSRQAALIRFIKSRSAVPVLLFPSHSLHLDDQADGILLLSLISGRNPDFLIGQHVLAAPLLRQSNLQILPTGYMLVDTGRQTTASYMSGTTPLPHDKPAIAACTAMAGEQLGLRLMYLDGGSGAMYPVSPAMIRAVRQVVEVPLIVGGGINTVEKAQATLAAGADVIVIGNQIEKTPEFLGEMSKVVQSFNTVLNVNQ, encoded by the coding sequence ATGTTGAGTTTACCTATCACCACGACGACGCGGATGCGCCTCACCAGTCTTCATGAAGCCCTGACGAAACGCCGTAAGCACGGCCAGAAGTCGCTGGCTGTTCTACTTGACCCAGACCAGTTGGACGAGGCTAGCTGCCAGCATCTTCTGGAACTGTGCGAATCCTATCCGGTCGATTACTTTTTTATGGGAGGCAGTCTGGTGATGAATTCACGCCAGGCTGCCCTCATTCGTTTCATCAAGAGCCGTTCGGCTGTGCCGGTGCTGCTTTTCCCCAGCCACAGCCTACACCTGGATGATCAGGCGGATGGCATTCTGCTGCTGTCCCTGATATCTGGCCGCAACCCCGATTTCCTGATCGGGCAACATGTACTTGCAGCACCTTTGCTGCGCCAAAGCAATCTGCAGATTCTGCCCACCGGCTACATGCTCGTGGATACCGGCCGCCAGACTACGGCCAGCTACATGAGCGGCACCACCCCGCTGCCTCATGATAAGCCTGCTATTGCCGCGTGCACCGCTATGGCCGGTGAGCAATTAGGCCTACGCCTGATGTACCTCGATGGCGGCAGCGGCGCTATGTATCCCGTTTCGCCAGCCATGATTCGGGCGGTCCGGCAGGTAGTTGAGGTGCCGTTGATTGTGGGTGGCGGCATCAATACCGTAGAAAAAGCCCAGGCCACCTTAGCAGCAGGCGCCGATGTCATTGTCATCGGCAACCAGATTGAGAAGACGCCAGAGTTCTTGGGCGAGATGTCGAAAGTGGTGCAAAGCTTTAATACGGTTCTCAACGTCAACCAATAA
- a CDS encoding phage holin family protein — protein MGLFSTEDDDTTKTPRTDNLMGNLMGYLDTRIDLVRLEAQEKVKHAFVGTMHGVAMATIGLMFFVFLNLFIALLLNDVLDSSYWGFGIVAGFYLLLLIIFVVGVDKKMFQGVADKLLDNTIYKSDKRQA, from the coding sequence ATGGGCCTCTTTTCCACTGAAGACGACGACACCACCAAAACGCCCCGCACCGATAACCTGATGGGCAACCTGATGGGCTACCTTGATACGCGCATAGATTTAGTGCGTTTGGAAGCCCAGGAGAAAGTGAAGCATGCCTTTGTCGGCACGATGCATGGCGTGGCTATGGCTACCATTGGTCTCATGTTTTTCGTATTTCTGAACCTGTTCATTGCCCTTTTGCTGAACGATGTGCTGGACAGCTCGTACTGGGGCTTCGGTATCGTAGCGGGCTTCTATCTGCTTTTGCTCATCATCTTTGTGGTAGGAGTCGACAAAAAAATGTTCCAGGGTGTAGCTGACAAGCTGCTGGACAATACCATTTACAAATCCGACAAACGTCAAGCCTAA